The following proteins are co-located in the Verrucomicrobiota bacterium genome:
- a CDS encoding DUF5069 domain-containing protein → MSDEEPLGPTGVILRDLPSPYEPHPCGLLHLPRFIAKIRKHLADGLPKSYHKNFCRGFDRFLCLHLGIEPQQVIDAVQDAGEDQEKLDQLLMEIFPDDLRVADWNREVTHKGRTEAGREFLAESLTNMGCPDMIGTIDCVCDMIDFDEGKIPGYDPAKAATES, encoded by the coding sequence ATGTCAGACGAGGAACCTCTCGGACCGACAGGGGTCATTCTACGCGACCTGCCCTCTCCTTACGAGCCACACCCCTGCGGCCTCCTTCACTTGCCGCGATTCATCGCGAAGATTCGGAAGCATCTCGCGGATGGTTTGCCCAAATCATACCACAAGAATTTCTGCCGTGGATTCGATCGTTTTCTCTGCCTTCATCTCGGAATTGAACCGCAGCAAGTCATTGATGCCGTTCAAGACGCCGGTGAGGATCAGGAGAAGCTCGATCAGCTCCTCATGGAGATTTTTCCGGACGATTTACGAGTCGCGGATTGGAACCGCGAGGTCACTCACAAGGGAAGAACCGAAGCGGGTCGGGAGTTCCTCGCTGAGAGCCTTACCAACATGGGATGTCCCGATATGATCGGCACGATCGACTGCGTTTGCGACATGATCGATTTCGATGAAGGAAAAATTCCGGGTTACGACCCCGCAAAAGCGGCCACCGAATCGTAA
- the tkt gene encoding transketolase, producing MPIDHDILAAAATQARGLAIDAVHACSSGHLGLPLGTAEIGSYLFSEGLSFDPTEPRWLNRDRFVLSAGHGSMFLYAWLHLSGFDLPLDEVKNFRQMGSITPGHPEFHETPGVECTTGPLGQGVGNAVGLAVSGKMAAGHYNTEEHRIFDHHVVCLAGDGCLQEGVAAEASAFAGHFGLDNLILLYDANRVTLDAMAAETQSEDTAERYRAYGYEVFEVDGQDIQAFADAFEKAKASRNGHPKFILCRTLIGKGIPQVEGTAKAHGEGGASFAEEARKGLGLPDETFYVSEEVRKFFADKAVEKKTAYTAWTKTFEAWKAANNELATQLEAAEGKVFPSAETLMGEIPEFDAEKAVATRASGGKILNAIAAQVPNLVSGSADLHGSTKNYLDGLGDFTRENFTGRNLRFGIREHAMGAIVNGLAYDGLFLASGATFATFADYMRPSVRLSALSHLHNFHVWTHDSIGVGEDGPTHQPVEIVAALRAIPFLDVYRPGDAEEAVAAFASAVVRSDGPTGLILTRQSIPSLPGSAKAKREGALKGGYVVVKETSDLEVILLATGSEVQHAVAAAKEIGPGTRVVSLPCFEVFERQDSDYKESVLPSSCRKRVAIEAGISQPWFHYVGIDGKVVGIDRFGISAPGNEVMEKLGMNAATVVAAVQAIS from the coding sequence ATGCCGATCGACCACGATATTCTCGCAGCCGCAGCAACACAGGCCAGGGGCCTGGCTATTGACGCAGTCCATGCCTGCAGCTCAGGGCACCTCGGACTTCCACTTGGAACCGCCGAAATTGGATCTTATCTCTTTAGTGAGGGGCTCTCTTTTGATCCCACGGAACCGCGATGGCTCAATCGGGACCGATTTGTTCTCTCAGCCGGTCACGGCAGTATGTTCCTCTACGCGTGGCTGCACCTAAGCGGCTTTGACCTACCTCTCGATGAGGTGAAGAATTTTCGACAGATGGGCAGTATCACTCCGGGTCATCCTGAGTTTCATGAGACTCCCGGCGTAGAATGCACCACAGGGCCCCTGGGTCAGGGGGTAGGAAACGCAGTCGGTCTGGCCGTTTCCGGAAAAATGGCTGCGGGCCATTACAACACGGAAGAACACAGAATTTTCGACCACCATGTGGTATGCCTCGCGGGCGATGGTTGTCTCCAGGAAGGAGTTGCCGCCGAAGCCTCGGCCTTTGCCGGTCACTTTGGACTCGATAACCTGATCCTCCTCTACGATGCAAACCGTGTGACTCTCGATGCGATGGCAGCAGAGACCCAGAGCGAAGATACTGCCGAGCGTTACCGTGCCTACGGCTACGAGGTGTTCGAGGTCGATGGACAGGACATCCAGGCATTCGCGGACGCCTTCGAAAAAGCAAAGGCATCGCGGAATGGTCATCCAAAATTCATCCTTTGCAGGACTCTAATCGGTAAAGGAATTCCCCAAGTAGAGGGAACCGCCAAGGCCCATGGAGAAGGTGGTGCTAGTTTTGCCGAGGAGGCACGCAAGGGTCTCGGACTGCCCGACGAGACTTTCTATGTTTCTGAAGAAGTTCGGAAGTTCTTCGCTGATAAAGCAGTCGAAAAGAAGACCGCATATACTGCTTGGACAAAAACGTTCGAAGCTTGGAAGGCAGCCAACAATGAGCTAGCTACACAATTGGAAGCAGCTGAAGGCAAAGTATTTCCTTCCGCTGAGACTCTGATGGGAGAAATCCCTGAATTCGACGCAGAGAAAGCAGTCGCCACCCGTGCTTCCGGGGGGAAGATTTTGAATGCGATTGCAGCTCAGGTTCCAAACCTTGTAAGTGGAAGTGCCGACCTTCATGGTTCGACCAAGAACTATTTGGACGGACTGGGAGACTTCACGCGGGAGAATTTTACGGGACGCAATCTACGATTTGGAATTCGGGAGCATGCGATGGGTGCAATCGTCAATGGGCTCGCCTACGACGGCCTTTTCCTCGCGAGCGGGGCAACCTTTGCGACTTTTGCGGATTACATGCGTCCGTCAGTCCGCCTTTCTGCACTCTCTCATCTGCATAACTTCCACGTGTGGACCCACGACAGCATTGGTGTAGGGGAAGATGGTCCGACACACCAGCCAGTCGAGATTGTCGCAGCTCTCCGGGCGATCCCGTTCCTGGACGTTTACCGTCCTGGTGATGCCGAAGAAGCAGTTGCTGCATTCGCCTCCGCCGTAGTTCGCTCCGATGGACCTACCGGCCTTATTCTTACCCGTCAGAGCATTCCTTCGCTCCCAGGCTCTGCGAAGGCAAAGAGAGAGGGCGCGCTCAAAGGCGGTTACGTAGTCGTAAAGGAAACTTCCGATCTCGAGGTCATCCTCCTCGCAACGGGAAGCGAGGTTCAGCACGCAGTTGCCGCCGCTAAAGAGATCGGACCGGGAACGCGGGTGGTCTCCCTCCCATGCTTCGAGGTCTTCGAGCGTCAGGATAGCGACTACAAAGAATCCGTTTTGCCAAGTTCGTGCCGGAAGCGAGTCGCCATCGAAGCAGGGATCTCTCAACCGTGGTTCCACTATGTGGGAATCGACGGAAAGGTTGTTGGGATTGATCGATTCGGAATCAGCGCTCCTGGAAATGAGGTGATGGAGAAGCTCGGAATGAATGCGGCAACGGTCGTAGCTGCTGTCCAAGCGATTTCCTAA
- a CDS encoding GIY-YIG nuclease family protein codes for MPMFHVYILENPAGRFYIGQTSDLKARIADHNRTDEIEGKFTRKNGPWKLIWSEEHPDRRSAMRREREIKSWRSSAMIRRKLLSK; via the coding sequence ATGCCCATGTTTCACGTCTACATTCTCGAAAATCCCGCCGGTAGGTTTTACATCGGCCAAACCTCGGACCTGAAAGCTCGAATCGCCGACCACAACAGAACTGACGAAATCGAAGGGAAGTTCACTCGAAAAAACGGGCCGTGGAAGCTGATCTGGTCTGAGGAGCATCCAGACCGTAGGTCGGCAATGAGACGGGAGAGGGAGATCAAGTCTTGGAGATCCTCCGCGATGATCCGTCGAAAACTACTCTCAAAGTAG